A window of Terriglobia bacterium genomic DNA:
ACATTCAACCAGTTGGTTCGCCGCGGACGCAAGGTGGAGCGGTACAAAACGTCGAGCCCCGCGTTGCAGGGTTCGCCCCAGAAACGAGGAGTGTGCATCCGTGTTTACACCCAGACCCCGAAGAAGCCGAACTCGGCCCTGCGAAAGGTTGCGCGAGTGCGCCTGACCAACGGGTTTGAGGTGACGACCTATATTCCTGGAGTGGGTCACAACCTCCAGGAACACTCGATTGTCCTCATCCGAGGCGGGCGCGTTAAGGACCTGCCTGGCGTTCGCTATCATGTGATTCGCGGAACGCTGGATTCAGCGGGAGTCACAGACCGGCGCCAGGGACGATCAAAATACGGCGCGAAGCGCCCAAAGGCTTCCTGAGCGTTTCCCTGTTGGATTGGAAAGCTCGCTGGGGAATGCAAAGGAGAATGAAAAACCGATATGCCGCGTAAAGGGTACGTCGAACGACGGGAGGTGAAGCCGGATCCGCTGTATGTGAATCCGCTGGTGCAGAAGTTTGTGAACTGCATCATGTACGACGGCAAGCGGTCGACGGCGCAGCAGATTGTCTACGAGGCCCTGGGCTTGATCAAAGATAAGACGAATGACGACCCGCTGAAGGTTTTTAAAAAGGCGCTGGAGAATGTGAAGCCGGCGCTGGAAGTCAAGAGCCGCCGCGTGGGTGGCGCGAATTATCAGGTGCCGGTCGAGGTGAACCGAAACCGGCAGACTTCACTGAGCATCCGCTGGATTATTGGTTATGCGAGAT
This region includes:
- the rpsL gene encoding 30S ribosomal protein S12 → MPTFNQLVRRGRKVERYKTSSPALQGSPQKRGVCIRVYTQTPKKPNSALRKVARVRLTNGFEVTTYIPGVGHNLQEHSIVLIRGGRVKDLPGVRYHVIRGTLDSAGVTDRRQGRSKYGAKRPKAS
- the rpsG gene encoding 30S ribosomal protein S7 produces the protein MPRKGYVERREVKPDPLYVNPLVQKFVNCIMYDGKRSTAQQIVYEALGLIKDKTNDDPLKVFKKALENVKPALEVKSRRVGGANYQVPVEVNRNRQTSLSIRWIIGYARSRGEKSMVEKLTGELLDASNNRGGAVKKRDDTHRMAEANKAFAHYRW